From a single Okeanomitos corallinicola TIOX110 genomic region:
- a CDS encoding helix-turn-helix transcriptional regulator, with the protein MEKSTKKNSNGGDSPLKILRDELDMSQEDFGRTIGISVRTVSRWESGSNVPSFTIPQLKALDRLLRANGKTIQDLPDSFAPN; encoded by the coding sequence ATGGAAAAATCAACCAAGAAAAACAGTAACGGCGGTGATTCACCTTTGAAAATTCTTAGGGATGAGTTGGATATGTCTCAGGAGGACTTTGGCCGCACCATTGGTATCAGTGTTAGAACTGTGAGCCGTTGGGAATCTGGTTCAAATGTCCCATCGTTTACCATTCCCCAACTCAAAGCACTAGATAGATTATTAAGAGCTAACGGTAAAACAATTCAAGATTTACCTGACAGCTTCGCACCTAACTAA
- a CDS encoding tyrosine-type recombinase/integrase yields MKNCRNGQAAILSESDYSRLRRNINQLKYKILFDIAWYTGERWGAICKLKVTDVYQNGKPKEVITFRASSRKKRPDGSAETRQVPIHPNLVEALSSYSPNESFIWLFPSRECDKPICWRNAYNILLASADKAGLSAKGISTHSTRRSFITKLHNNGVATATIKKITGHRDFKSLERYIEIGNDEVKGAIFAL; encoded by the coding sequence ATGAAAAATTGTAGAAATGGTCAAGCGGCTATTTTGTCTGAATCTGATTACAGCAGATTAAGAAGAAATATAAATCAGCTTAAATACAAAATATTATTTGACATAGCATGGTACACAGGTGAAAGATGGGGCGCGATATGTAAATTAAAAGTTACAGATGTTTACCAAAATGGTAAACCAAAGGAAGTTATCACTTTTAGAGCATCTTCCAGAAAAAAACGGCCTGATGGTTCAGCAGAAACTAGGCAAGTACCAATTCATCCCAATTTAGTAGAGGCATTAAGTTCTTACTCACCCAATGAGAGTTTTATTTGGCTGTTCCCATCGAGAGAATGTGATAAACCAATTTGTTGGAGAAATGCCTACAATATTTTGTTAGCATCTGCTGATAAAGCAGGTTTATCTGCGAAGGGTATATCTACCCATAGCACCCGGCGCAGTTTTATTACTAAATTGCATAATAATGGTGTAGCAACAGCAACTATAAAAAAAATTACCGGACACCGTGATTTTAAATCCTTAGAAAGATATATAGAAATTGGTAATGATGAAGTGAAAGGTGCTATTTTTGCACTGTGA
- a CDS encoding DEAD/DEAH box helicase, with protein sequence MSFSNLGLSNEIIRAVTELGYTKPTPIQTQAIPAVLSGGDLLAGAQTGTGKTASFALPLLHRLSENNNIKSSSTGWVPIRALILTPTRELAAQIQENVYDYSKYLKLKSTVIFGGVSISPQKRQLKSGVDILVATPGRLLDHLEQGTVNLSRVEVLVLDEADRMLDMGFIRDIRRILAILPKQRQNLLFFATFSDKIKELAAGLLDRPTMIEVARRNITAATIAQKAYKVDRDKKRQLLSHLIKQDDWYQVLVFTRTKYGADRLVRQLGEDRIQALAIHGNKSQGARTHALAKFKDGKLQVLVATDIAARGLDISELPHVVNYDLPNVPEDYVHRIGRTGRAGATGEAVSLVCVDEQHLLADIEKLIQQKLSLQTVAGFAVNPDIQPEPIQNGRRQKSQSGGEQDTVAKRKKAPRRSGKRKTAPSAIDGKKYGGNSSSSRRAKKSDR encoded by the coding sequence ATGTCTTTTTCCAATCTCGGCTTGTCCAATGAAATTATCCGCGCAGTCACAGAATTAGGTTACACCAAACCCACACCAATTCAAACACAGGCAATTCCAGCAGTATTATCCGGTGGTGATTTATTAGCGGGCGCTCAAACCGGTACGGGAAAAACCGCCAGTTTCGCCTTACCATTGCTGCATAGGTTGTCAGAAAATAACAATATTAAAAGTAGTTCCACTGGCTGGGTACCAATTCGGGCTTTGATTCTCACCCCTACAAGGGAATTAGCCGCCCAGATCCAGGAAAATGTTTACGACTATAGTAAGTATCTCAAGTTAAAATCAACGGTGATTTTCGGTGGTGTAAGTATCAGTCCCCAAAAACGCCAATTAAAAAGCGGTGTAGATATTCTGGTTGCTACTCCAGGCAGACTGTTAGACCATTTGGAACAGGGAACGGTAAACCTGTCACGGGTTGAGGTTTTGGTGTTGGATGAAGCGGATCGGATGCTGGATATGGGCTTTATTCGTGATATCCGGCGGATTTTGGCGATTCTACCGAAACAGCGTCAAAATTTATTATTCTTTGCTACCTTCTCCGATAAAATCAAGGAATTAGCCGCAGGGTTGCTAGATCGTCCGACGATGATTGAGGTAGCACGCCGCAATATTACTGCTGCAACCATCGCCCAAAAAGCTTATAAGGTAGACCGTGACAAAAAACGTCAATTACTGTCACACTTAATTAAACAAGATGATTGGTATCAAGTTCTGGTGTTTACTCGGACTAAATACGGTGCTGACCGTCTGGTGAGACAGTTAGGTGAAGACCGCATCCAAGCATTGGCGATTCACGGAAATAAAAGCCAAGGGGCGCGTACCCACGCTTTAGCAAAGTTTAAGGATGGTAAGTTACAGGTATTGGTAGCTACGGATATTGCGGCTAGGGGTCTGGATATCAGCGAATTACCCCATGTTGTCAATTATGATTTACCGAATGTACCGGAAGATTATGTACATCGCATTGGCCGCACAGGTCGCGCTGGTGCAACAGGTGAAGCTGTTTCTCTGGTCTGTGTTGATGAACAACATTTGTTAGCAGATATCGAAAAACTGATCCAGCAGAAGTTATCTTTGCAAACGGTTGCTGGTTTTGCAGTTAATCCTGATATTCAGCCTGAACCAATTCAAAATGGACGTAGACAAAAATCTCAATCTGGGGGTGAGCAGGATACTGTTGCTAAACGGAAAAAAGCACCACGAAGATCGGGTAAACGGAAGACAGCACCATCAGCTATAGATGGTAAAAAGTATGGTGGTAATTCTTCTTCCTCTCGCCGGGCTAAAAAAAGCGATCGCTAA
- a CDS encoding tetratricopeptide repeat protein: protein MSKDDFLYNLATSWFERRMGNYDFLYNLAITWFEQGEKKLAAAYLTVAITCYDKAIEIKPTYQPAWRQRGYALYILGRYKEAIVSLDKAIEINKADNLAWNCRGLTLCVLEQYEEALASFDESLKIKPNDNSVWSMQGSILLIIQRFSEALVCFNKVIELQPDTYKNLFYQVEILEDSGKLQEALAVRNHIMQLQANEYFAWEAKGVALSGLERYEEAIASLDKAIELNPEDDEVWSEKGLALLRLQRFEEALISCEKAIELNPEYDIAWSNKGCALLGLQRFEEALTSCDKAIELNPEYDIAWSSKGAVLIGLQRFEEALISCDKAIELNPKDNIAWGNKVVALIVLQRFEEALTSCEKFIELNPEDDEFWSEKGLALLRLQKFEEALISFDKAIELNPKDNIAWSNKRSALLKLQKFEEALEACQKAIELNSEDNIAWSNKGASLLRTLKFKESLESCQKSITIELEFYHDEVWNDQGVALLNLGRNQESLLSFDKAIELNVKNYLSWRNRGTALTNLERYEEAITSLDKAIELKSDYDEAWNHRGIALANLERYEEALISCNRAIEINPAFYGAWLNQSSVLEQLERYEEALISCNKAIEINPELYEAWCNQSSVLEKLERYEEAFISCNRTIEIKSDDHQVWVTKGSVLIKLKRYEEALISCNTAIEIESENHKAWHTKGTALGFLGNYEEALKIFNKAQDLGANCSGGWNERGVVLANLELYEEAIISYNKAIEINPEEDKYWYDRGISLANLGLYEEAIISYNKAIEINPEEDKYWYSRGRSLANLEMYEEAIISYNKAIEINPEFYEAWHERGVVFLYDLMQYQEALASHDKAIELKPDYHYAWISRGDAVLNLTTDIKNVRSRFISPVITTYPDIALIFKNPDLNKVGYEGLFATYKEGLKHCPQDTEGWGRLHLAIGRVHYFRGCKDESPFSHWRKAVNNYNIAITTLTEKTYPEAHLEVLQNLIRCLLGLKQINEATELQRRGSDILRKLLKDTKSSSQQQKLALKFVSFQQLTVDLAVQSGNSIQALEIAEQGKNACLSWLLEGWSEDISSPQWQDIQQLLNPTTAIIYWHLSPAALHTFILKYDSQTPIVLTQSESLIPSQRLQHLEDWVKNWNQKYSDYRGKGKNEKDKNVHAWRNDMQANFDKLKNILDIDTIKNQLSGIDQLILVPHRDLHRFPLHVLFNADEEKSKFMIAYLPSAKLGLTNTLTKLDHSNKLLSVAVSPPQDDKYLFYATLEAEIISQMFEHRERIQEEEATKEELEAALENGYEIFHFAGHANYNFREPQKSQLALANEDKLTLQDIYQKNLTTYKLVSLDACETAITGNQTITTEYVGLVSGFLSRGVDQIVSTLWTVESAATALIMIEFYRRRQLPDKSNIQALTEATIWLRSLTVGELQKWFEELKNQIPPEKLTGGINGLLKGEIRKISKEKPDKILYNDIYYWGAFTITGKPLSS from the coding sequence ATGAGCAAGGATGATTTTTTATACAATCTAGCAACAAGCTGGTTTGAGCGAAGAATGGGAAATTATGATTTTTTATATAATCTAGCGATAACCTGGTTTGAGCAAGGTGAGAAAAAACTTGCCGCAGCATATCTTACAGTAGCAATTACTTGTTATGACAAAGCTATAGAAATTAAACCAACTTACCAACCAGCTTGGAGGCAAAGAGGTTATGCACTTTACATATTAGGACGATATAAAGAAGCAATTGTATCTTTAGATAAAGCTATAGAAATAAATAAGGCTGATAATTTAGCCTGGAATTGTAGAGGACTGACACTGTGTGTATTAGAACAATATGAAGAAGCATTGGCATCTTTTGACGAATCCCTAAAAATTAAGCCAAACGATAATTCTGTTTGGTCAATGCAGGGGTCAATTCTCCTGATAATCCAGCGATTTTCTGAAGCTCTTGTGTGTTTCAACAAAGTTATAGAGCTTCAACCGGATACCTACAAAAACTTATTTTATCAGGTGGAAATACTTGAAGATTCAGGAAAATTACAAGAAGCGCTTGCTGTCCGTAATCACATCATGCAATTACAAGCTAATGAATACTTCGCCTGGGAAGCTAAAGGGGTAGCATTATCGGGTCTAGAACGTTATGAAGAAGCAATAGCCTCCTTGGATAAGGCTATAGAATTAAACCCGGAAGATGATGAGGTTTGGAGTGAAAAAGGATTAGCATTATTAAGATTACAAAGATTTGAAGAAGCTCTAATATCTTGCGAAAAAGCTATAGAACTAAACCCGGAATATGACATTGCTTGGAGTAACAAAGGATGTGCATTATTAGGACTACAAAGATTTGAAGAAGCTCTAACATCTTGCGATAAAGCTATAGAATTAAACCCGGAATATGATATCGCTTGGAGTAGCAAAGGAGCTGTATTAATAGGATTACAAAGATTTGAAGAAGCTCTGATATCTTGCGATAAAGCTATAGAATTGAACCCCAAAGATAACATTGCTTGGGGTAATAAAGTGGTTGCATTAATAGTATTACAAAGATTTGAAGAAGCTCTAACATCTTGCGAAAAATTTATAGAATTAAACCCGGAAGATGATGAGTTTTGGAGTGAAAAAGGATTAGCATTATTAAGATTACAAAAATTTGAAGAAGCTCTGATATCTTTCGATAAAGCTATAGAACTAAATCCCAAAGATAACATTGCTTGGAGTAATAAAAGGTCTGCATTATTAAAATTACAAAAATTTGAAGAAGCTTTAGAAGCTTGCCAGAAAGCTATAGAATTGAACTCCGAAGATAACATTGCTTGGAGTAATAAAGGGGCTTCATTATTAAGAACACTAAAATTTAAAGAATCTTTAGAATCTTGCCAAAAATCTATAACTATAGAATTAGAATTCTATCATGATGAAGTTTGGAATGATCAAGGAGTAGCATTACTTAATTTAGGGCGTAATCAAGAATCCCTCCTGTCTTTCGATAAAGCTATTGAATTGAATGTTAAAAATTACTTGAGTTGGCGCAATCGCGGTACTGCACTTACTAATTTAGAACGCTATGAAGAGGCAATTACTTCCTTGGATAAAGCGATAGAATTAAAATCAGACTATGATGAGGCTTGGAATCATCGAGGTATCGCACTTGCTAATTTAGAACGCTATGAAGAAGCTCTCATATCTTGTAATAGAGCTATAGAAATTAATCCCGCATTTTATGGAGCTTGGCTTAATCAAAGTAGCGTGCTGGAACAGTTAGAACGATATGAAGAAGCTCTCATATCCTGCAACAAAGCCATAGAAATTAATCCCGAACTCTATGAAGCTTGGTGTAATCAAAGTAGCGTGTTGGAAAAGCTAGAACGCTATGAAGAAGCTTTCATATCTTGTAATAGAACTATAGAAATTAAATCTGATGACCACCAAGTTTGGGTTACTAAAGGCTCTGTGCTGATTAAACTAAAACGCTATGAAGAAGCTCTCATATCCTGCAACACAGCTATAGAAATTGAATCAGAAAATCATAAAGCTTGGCACACTAAGGGTACAGCTTTGGGTTTTCTAGGTAATTATGAAGAAGCACTGAAAATTTTCAACAAAGCTCAAGATTTAGGAGCTAATTGCTCTGGTGGCTGGAACGAACGCGGTGTTGTACTGGCAAACTTAGAACTGTATGAAGAAGCAATTATTTCCTACAACAAAGCCATAGAAATCAATCCTGAAGAAGACAAGTATTGGTACGATCGAGGTATATCACTGGCAAACTTAGGACTGTATGAAGAAGCAATTATTTCCTACAACAAAGCCATAGAAATCAATCCTGAAGAAGACAAGTATTGGTACAGTCGAGGTAGATCACTGGCTAACTTAGAAATGTATGAAGAAGCAATTATTTCCTACAACAAAGCCATAGAAATTAATCCCGAATTTTATGAAGCTTGGCACGAAAGAGGTGTAGTTTTTTTATATGACTTGATGCAATATCAAGAAGCATTAGCATCTCACGATAAAGCTATAGAACTTAAACCTGATTACCATTATGCTTGGATTAGTAGAGGTGATGCGGTACTTAACTTAACTACAGACATCAAAAATGTTAGGTCAAGATTTATCTCACCAGTAATTACAACATATCCTGACATTGCTCTAATATTCAAAAATCCCGACTTAAATAAGGTTGGCTATGAAGGTCTATTTGCCACCTACAAAGAAGGTTTAAAACATTGTCCCCAAGACACAGAAGGTTGGGGTAGATTACATTTAGCTATAGGTCGAGTCCACTATTTCCGAGGATGCAAAGATGAAAGTCCTTTTAGTCATTGGCGTAAAGCTGTTAACAACTATAATATTGCCATAACAACTCTCACAGAAAAAACATATCCAGAAGCACATTTAGAAGTTTTACAAAATTTAATTCGCTGTTTGTTAGGTTTAAAACAAATCAATGAAGCCACAGAACTACAAAGACGTGGCTCAGATATTTTACGAAAATTGCTCAAAGATACTAAAAGTTCCAGCCAACAACAAAAATTAGCCTTAAAATTTGTCAGTTTTCAACAATTAACTGTTGATTTAGCAGTGCAATCTGGTAATTCAATCCAAGCCTTAGAAATAGCAGAACAAGGAAAAAACGCCTGTTTATCTTGGCTCTTAGAAGGATGGAGTGAAGATATTTCTTCACCCCAATGGCAAGATATTCAACAGTTGCTAAATCCCACAACAGCTATAATTTATTGGCATCTTAGCCCTGCCGCCCTTCACACTTTTATCCTTAAATATGATAGCCAAACACCCATTGTTTTAACACAATCTGAATCATTAATTCCTTCCCAACGTTTACAACACTTGGAAGACTGGGTAAAAAATTGGAATCAAAAATATAGTGATTATCGTGGTAAAGGTAAAAATGAAAAAGATAAGAATGTTCATGCTTGGCGAAATGATATGCAAGCAAATTTCGACAAACTCAAAAATATTTTAGATATTGACACAATCAAAAATCAACTTTCAGGCATTGATCAATTAATTTTAGTTCCCCACCGCGACCTACATAGATTTCCGCTTCATGTTCTGTTCAACGCAGATGAAGAAAAATCAAAATTCATGATCGCTTATCTACCTAGTGCCAAACTTGGTCTTACAAATACACTTACCAAACTAGACCATAGCAATAAATTATTAAGTGTCGCAGTTTCCCCACCTCAAGATGATAAATATCTATTCTATGCCACACTGGAAGCAGAAATTATCAGTCAGATGTTTGAGCATAGAGAACGTATTCAAGAAGAAGAAGCTACCAAAGAAGAATTAGAAGCAGCATTAGAAAATGGTTATGAAATATTTCACTTTGCTGGACACGCAAATTACAACTTTAGAGAACCTCAAAAATCACAGTTAGCATTAGCCAACGAAGACAAATTAACTCTCCAAGACATTTACCAAAAAAATCTCACAACATATAAACTTGTTAGTCTTGATGCTTGCGAAACAGCTATCACTGGCAACCAAACAATAACCACCGAATATGTAGGTTTAGTCAGTGGTTTTTTGAGTCGGGGAGTTGACCAGATAGTGAGTACACTATGGACAGTGGAATCTGCTGCTACTGCTTTAATTATGATTGAATTTTATCGGCGCAGACAACTACCAGATAAATCTAATATCCAAGCATTAACAGAAGCTACAATATGGCTAAGAAGCCTAACTGTGGGTGAACTACAAAAATGGTTTGAAGAACTAAAGAATCAAATACCTCCAGAAAAATTAACCGGTGGAATTAACGGACTTTTAAAGGGAGAAATTCGGAAAATTTCTAAAGAAAAGCCAGACAAAATCCTGTATAATGATATATACTATTGGGGAGCGTTCACAATCACAGGTAAGCCACTATCAAGCTAA
- a CDS encoding Uma2 family endonuclease: protein MVISVSTTKITWELLPEDFVLDDEPVDNVNQPSLAAALTESLELAGKLPETALTTTNYGICATLNGKFVIKAPDWAYVPQITVPREQVQRSYTPHKQGQIPSVVMEFLSDTEGNEYSSKRTYPPGKWFFYEQVLQVPNYIIFQPETGELEVHQLENGNYKLRSDNENQRYWLADMGLFIGVWQGKRENRQGYWLRWWDEDGNLLLWGSELVQQERLAKEAALKRLEELEKRLRDAGISD, encoded by the coding sequence ATGGTAATCAGTGTTTCCACCACAAAAATCACCTGGGAACTCCTACCCGAAGATTTCGTATTAGACGATGAACCAGTGGATAATGTCAATCAACCCAGTTTAGCCGCAGCATTAACCGAAAGTCTAGAACTTGCTGGTAAACTGCCAGAAACAGCCCTAACTACAACTAACTATGGTATCTGTGCCACATTAAATGGCAAATTTGTCATCAAAGCCCCAGACTGGGCTTACGTGCCGCAAATTACAGTGCCTAGAGAGCAAGTTCAACGCAGTTACACCCCCCACAAACAAGGGCAAATTCCCTCTGTAGTGATGGAATTTCTTTCAGATACAGAAGGAAATGAATATTCCAGTAAACGCACCTATCCCCCCGGAAAATGGTTTTTTTATGAACAAGTTTTACAAGTTCCTAACTACATCATTTTTCAACCAGAAACCGGGGAATTAGAAGTACATCAACTGGAAAATGGAAACTATAAATTACGCTCAGATAACGAAAATCAGCGTTATTGGTTAGCCGATATGGGGCTATTTATTGGTGTTTGGCAAGGAAAGCGTGAAAACCGTCAAGGTTACTGGTTACGCTGGTGGGATGAAGACGGTAATTTGCTACTTTGGGGTTCTGAGTTAGTACAGCAAGAACGACTTGCTAAAGAAGCAGCATTAAAACGTCTGGAAGAGTTAGAAAAACGTCTTCGAGATGCGGGTATTTCTGACTAA
- a CDS encoding phycobilisome rod-core linker polypeptide, which produces MTLPLLKYAPSSQNQRVKSFEIPGDEQPRIYTTEGTPDTAEIDDLIWAAYRQIFNEQQILKSNRLVTLESQLKHRSITVRDFIKGLLMSETFRLRNYNTNNNYRFVEMCIQRVLGRKVYNQQETMAWSVVIGTKGIQGFVDALLNSEEYQTNFGDNTVPYQRRRIIAQHSVGELPFSQFPRYDQYHLQQLEDLGYFQAKPSLGYLWKWQQPPYNPAYLLLTSAVWFVGNLLILSAIVYVILGYYGVFDL; this is translated from the coding sequence ATGACTCTTCCTCTACTAAAATATGCTCCCTCCAGTCAAAATCAAAGAGTGAAAAGTTTTGAAATTCCTGGAGATGAACAACCCAGAATTTACACCACAGAAGGAACTCCTGACACCGCAGAGATAGATGATTTAATTTGGGCTGCTTATCGTCAAATTTTTAATGAACAACAAATTCTTAAAAGTAACCGTCTAGTGACTCTAGAATCCCAACTAAAACACAGAAGTATTACTGTCAGGGATTTTATCAAAGGATTGTTAATGTCAGAAACATTCCGTCTACGCAACTACAACACCAATAATAATTATCGGTTTGTGGAAATGTGCATACAACGAGTCTTAGGACGGAAAGTTTACAATCAACAAGAAACAATGGCTTGGTCTGTTGTCATCGGAACTAAAGGAATACAAGGTTTTGTTGATGCACTTCTCAATAGTGAAGAGTATCAAACTAATTTTGGTGATAATACAGTTCCCTATCAACGTCGGCGAATTATTGCCCAACACAGCGTAGGAGAATTACCTTTTAGCCAATTTCCTCGTTATGATCAATATCATTTGCAACAATTAGAGGATTTGGGATATTTCCAAGCAAAACCATCTCTAGGATATTTATGGAAATGGCAACAACCTCCTTATAATCCAGCTTATCTATTACTGACTTCTGCGGTTTGGTTTGTAGGCAATCTGCTGATTTTATCGGCAATAGTTTATGTAATTCTCGGCTATTACGGTGTGTTTGATTTGTAA
- a CDS encoding NAD-binding protein: MKPRIIVCGLGRTGYKIFRLLRQQGALVVGVHRKPIPGEATGDVIIGELCAASTLKAAGIEQAHTLVIASSDDDVNLSIMMQARVLNPQLRIINRFYNTNLGERLDQTLIDHLSMSVVGLAAPVFAFAALGNQAIGQIRLFDQSWPIQEEYIHENHPWRGQKISDLWEERTRMLIYYLPLAGKMNLVSAVLAEQRLQLGDRLVIVTQPRVNNTRKSWLRKLIKVFTSIRHFQKHARSVIVMAMVLVVIILIATFTYVSTKLNISFVDALYFAVGMITGAGGNDKVVEQAPNSIKLFTVVMMLSGAVVFGIWYAMLTDFVLGTRLKQFWDAARIPLRHHYIVCGLSGIAIRIIQQLNANGHEVVVIETDPNNRFVNSARGMGIPVILADASFRTTLKMSNINTAAAVLAVTNNDATNLEIALKAKGLAPKIPVIVNYADPDFAGMAQQVFEFEAVLSPAELAAPAFAAAALGGRIIGNGIIGDNLWVAFATLITPNHPFCGQWVKDVARYADFVPLYVETNHQTLHGWDLLETNLSAGDILYLTIPANRLYQLWREEQEMVS, encoded by the coding sequence ATGAAACCTCGAATTATTGTTTGTGGACTAGGACGTACCGGATATAAAATCTTTCGTTTGCTCCGACAACAGGGTGCTTTAGTGGTTGGTGTTCATCGTAAACCCATACCTGGCGAAGCGACGGGAGATGTAATTATTGGTGAATTGTGTGCAGCTTCTACCTTGAAAGCTGCGGGGATTGAACAAGCACATACTTTAGTAATTGCTAGTTCTGATGATGATGTCAATTTGTCAATTATGATGCAAGCAAGGGTTTTAAATCCTCAGCTTCGCATTATCAACCGATTTTATAATACAAATTTAGGTGAACGCCTAGATCAAACTCTCATAGATCATTTAAGTATGAGTGTTGTTGGTTTAGCTGCGCCTGTTTTTGCCTTTGCCGCTTTGGGAAATCAAGCCATAGGACAAATTAGATTATTTGATCAAAGTTGGCCAATTCAAGAAGAATATATTCACGAAAATCATCCTTGGCGTGGTCAAAAAATTAGTGATTTATGGGAAGAAAGAACAAGGATGCTAATTTATTATCTACCCTTAGCAGGGAAGATGAATTTAGTATCAGCAGTGTTAGCCGAGCAACGTTTACAGTTAGGCGATCGCTTAGTAATTGTTACTCAACCCCGTGTCAATAATACACGTAAATCATGGTTAAGAAAACTGATTAAAGTCTTTACCAGTATTAGACATTTTCAAAAACACGCCCGTTCAGTCATTGTGATGGCAATGGTGCTAGTAGTGATTATTTTAATAGCCACATTTACTTATGTTTCTACTAAATTAAATATTTCATTTGTTGATGCCTTATACTTTGCTGTGGGTATGATTACTGGTGCTGGTGGTAATGACAAAGTTGTAGAACAAGCACCCAACAGTATTAAATTATTTACTGTTGTCATGATGCTATCAGGGGCAGTAGTTTTTGGTATTTGGTATGCAATGTTAACAGATTTTGTATTAGGAACACGTCTCAAACAATTTTGGGATGCTGCCAGAATTCCCCTACGTCATCATTATATTGTCTGTGGTTTGAGTGGAATTGCCATTAGAATTATCCAACAACTCAACGCCAATGGCCATGAAGTAGTAGTAATTGAAACAGATCCTAATAATAGATTTGTGAACAGTGCCAGGGGAATGGGCATTCCTGTAATTCTAGCTGATGCTAGTTTTCGTACAACTTTAAAAATGAGTAATATTAATACCGCTGCCGCAGTTTTAGCCGTTACAAATAACGATGCCACTAATTTAGAAATTGCCCTCAAAGCTAAAGGTTTAGCCCCCAAAATTCCCGTAATTGTTAACTATGCTGACCCTGATTTTGCCGGCATGGCACAACAGGTTTTTGAGTTTGAAGCCGTATTAAGTCCAGCGGAATTAGCAGCTCCAGCTTTTGCCGCTGCTGCCCTGGGAGGTAGAATTATTGGTAATGGTATTATTGGTGATAACTTATGGGTGGCGTTTGCAACTTTAATTACTCCTAATCATCCCTTTTGTGGTCAATGGGTGAAAGATGTGGCTAGATATGCAGATTTTGTCCCTTTATATGTAGAAACAAATCACCAAACTTTACACGGTTGGGATTTATTAGAAACTAACCTCAGTGCAGGGGATATTTTATATTTAACTATCCCCGCAAATCGGTTATATCAACTATGGCGAGAAGAACAGGAAATGGTGAGTTAA
- a CDS encoding alpha/beta hydrolase encodes MKDWWQINFPQGRQNLIISDANGYPVKIAYGEKGTGKPLILLHGLGSWSYNWRHSINPLSQYFRVICFDAKGYGFSEKPTSRREENGHQIIELERIINALCDQPPVIVAESLGALVSLALAAKNPQLIGRLVVMNAPIFTTKLPHWAMGLLAQTPLEIIHTIDFLRLAYWFSPIVREVMAAERRKVLFNPEILTDEDIYWITYPFIEIPGTLVKVAEELQIAAQEIENLQANKPNMLTQIQNNLSAIECPTLILWGDQDSWFPASHGKKLHQHLPNSQFKLIENCYHDASTGANEIVNKEILKFLKNTNFS; translated from the coding sequence ATGAAAGATTGGTGGCAAATTAACTTTCCTCAAGGTAGACAAAATCTCATTATTAGCGATGCTAACGGCTATCCAGTAAAGATTGCTTATGGTGAGAAAGGTACGGGTAAACCGCTAATTTTATTACATGGTTTAGGCAGTTGGAGTTATAATTGGCGGCACAGTATTAACCCATTATCTCAATATTTTCGAGTTATTTGTTTTGATGCTAAAGGTTATGGTTTTTCTGAAAAGCCTACATCTCGTCGTGAAGAAAATGGACATCAAATCATTGAATTAGAAAGAATAATTAATGCTTTATGTGATCAACCTCCGGTCATTGTTGCTGAATCTTTAGGTGCATTAGTTTCTTTAGCACTAGCTGCCAAAAACCCCCAATTAATTGGAAGGTTGGTAGTGATGAATGCACCGATTTTTACAACAAAATTACCCCATTGGGCGATGGGTTTATTAGCACAAACACCACTGGAAATAATACATACAATTGATTTTTTACGTCTAGCATATTGGTTTTCACCTATAGTTAGGGAAGTCATGGCAGCAGAAAGAAGAAAAGTATTATTTAATCCAGAAATTTTAACAGATGAGGATATTTATTGGATCACTTATCCATTTATTGAAATTCCAGGAACATTGGTCAAAGTAGCGGAAGAATTACAAATAGCAGCACAGGAAATTGAGAACTTACAAGCTAATAAACCAAATATGCTCACTCAAATTCAAAATAACTTGAGTGCTATTGAATGTCCTACTTTAATTTTATGGGGTGATCAAGATAGTTGGTTTCCTGCTAGTCACGGTAAAAAATTACATCAACATCTGCCTAATTCACAATTCAAACTGATCGAAAATTGCTATCATGACGCATCAACAGGCGCTAATGAAATAGTCAATAAGGAGATTCTGAAATTTTTAAAGAATACAAATTTCTCATGA